TCTTTGGATGTACTTTAAGAGTTCTGTCTGCCAAATCTTTGTTCTTGTGGACTTGCGGCTGACCTGAGGGATTACACTGTGCCACCGAGCCTCTGGCACACGTCTGCtatctttattgtcattcatgAATGTGTATTGCCTTCTACAgagtaaatatttcaaatactACATCCGTTGACTTTTCTTCATGCAGTAAATCCTCATGAACCAGTGCGTACCCCTGACGTCCAATCAAGGAACAGTTTTCATCGAATGCTGCAGCTTGAGGCATCTGATGTCTAGTTCAGTGAACTTGACCTTTTATATTATTGTAATAACTGGtacgatgatgatgtcactaacGGTCAGATCTGGCCCTTAGCTCAGTTCAGCTCTGTTTGTTTGATTCAGCTCATCAATAATTGTCTATAAAAAGAAACACCAACACAGATAACAGCTTTATTCAGACACAGTATTAAAATAATgaagaaaaatactttttacacATCTGTAAGCATTTATTACCAAGTAACAGTAATTAGAGGAAATTTGATGGTTGTGTGATGGCGGCAGCTGATTGGTTACTATGGATTGCAAGTCCAGGAGGGTTCAACAAACATTACACATTTGCTTGAAGCATATCATTTAAGCCACAATCTTTATTTGATGACATTTCCGACTTGTTTTTGTGGCTCTTCAGGACATAAGCTGTGACGATTTACTGGCGTCGGTAAATGTGTGAATTGTCAGGGCTGAAGAGGGAAGCAGAAGGTCTTGTTCCCGGTCCTGCAGCGCAGCTCTGAACACTCCAACCTCAGCAGAAACGGTCCTTCGTGATCATCAACCAGACTCTAAACGGTCAGAAATCAGAGACCTATGAACAGAAACTCGCTGGTATATTCTGACATTTAAGTCACTGAGTCTTCTGACATTATCCCAGCAGCTGTCAAAACGGTCCTGAACACAGCCAGAGGATTTTAAAAAGTAGCGCCACAAGCAGAAGCCTTTAGAAATCATGTCAAATGAAAAAGGAGCACGCCGCTGTCCCAgtacctgcagctgctgaatgCACTCCTTCATCTGTCCCGTCACGTCTCCGACACACCAGGCCAGACTCACGTGGAAAGATGGATCCTACAAAACgcattacaaacacacacatggtttTATGCACTAATTCAAATTTAGATTCAAATTCAGAGCACAACAACTGGTTCACCTGCAGACCACAGAGGATCAAAGAAATGattgtgtgtcagagtgtgtttTAAATAACCTCATAAAAAGTGTCCAGGTGGAATTCCTTCATTGTTCTGTCCACTGCCTGGACCAGATCCAACAACTGGACATGCCCAGCACACACTTCCATCCCTAGAAAGGTCCTACAGGAGATAACACATACCGGTAAATACATTCAAATGGATCCTCAAACAATCATACGTGCCACAGAGTTCATTTATTCTGAATATCACCATGGCCAGTGGACGAGCGATGTATCTGAGCTAGGACAGAGACAATAAAGGAACTAGACTTTACCTTGTTTTCTCAGCATTACAATAAACCCGAAGTCTGTCCCCTGAGCAAGCAAACCTGGCAACAAGAAACACAGCAAGAATGAAAATCCCCCCATTCCCCGAGAAGACTAATCTGTAAGCATGGCCTGGattctttaaatatattttattaattaagTTGTGCATGGGTATTTAAAGCAGGCAAACCTCTTGTAGTGAACCAGACCTGCCCGGAGGCTCTGTGTGAAGGGTTGGATCCAGTGGTGTCTCAGCACCACAGTCTGGGAAAGGCTCAGGTGGAACTCCTCTTGTTGTTTCAGAACTACACCACAAGCTGCTGCTACTgagagcagctcctccagcagctccctgaAATCCTCCTTCGGATGGTCTGATGTGAAGAAGAGACAAGTAGAAACATGCGCACAGGAAACTAAACTTTGGTGATCCATCTGGTTTATTACGATCTGGAACGGCACTTGGGTGGCTAGCATTGTGGGTGATGTGATGATCGGTGTGTTGGACTGACATTGCAAATAAACGTAGGTGGCCCAGCTGCCTCTCTCGTGTTTGAAGGAACGGATGCGTCCATCATGAAGAGCGCTGTCTTCAGTCTGTGAGATCTCTTCCTCTTGAAACATGTCCAACAGGCAACCAGGAAGAGGCAGTCTGCTGGAAACATGTCAAAAATATTACAGTTTGAATTACAGCATTCACAGGGTTAATCAGCCAAAGAGGGTGTCCATGACTAGATAATACAACTACAATTGAAAcagttttaaaatgttgaatAGTCGTGTTTTGTGATATTCTCTATCTTCGTATATGCAGTATTCGGTAAATAACACTATCTCAACTCATAGAAAACTCTAAACACCTTGCTTTAGGAACCTCCTGGTCGATTTTGGGTTTCTTCCTACCACAGTCTTCCTCGTTGCACTTTCCAGGGCCGCCATGGGTTTGAACAGTCGCCGCTGCCACTTCGCTCCCCTCTTCCTccgagctgctgctgtagcCAACCAACATCCTAAATCGCGTGATGCGTCAGGACATAGCAGCATTTAATTATTCATCAGAGatatttaaattacaaatattgaGCTCACTTAAAATATACTGAAAGGAAACACTTTTATTCTGCTTCCAATATCGTTTTCAATCGGTTTCTACAGTCAGACAAAATCCGGGACTTCCGGTGTAAACAAACTATTGCCACAATTATTTAAGTCCCAGGGAAACACAATCCAACTACAATAAGTTCCCCCTGACAGACGTTTGCTATAATACACAAACAGTCAACCGATGGACAAGTGTTTATATAACTTGGTCTCGTCTTAAAATGTTAACTGAAATGTAATAGTTTGCCAAAAATAGAAACATATTGTAACAGTTCATGACAACATTTATAAAAGTGGTATTTTCAACTGAAACGGGACGTCATGATGATAATGAcattatctatttatttataatgatcGTTTGATTCGTCATTAACACATTTACTCCATAACGGCACGATTAGATGCGAAAGGAAATAAGTTTCCACGCGTGTTTCACGAAACCCATCCTGTGAGCGTGCCAATTAACTCATGGTTTATTCATGTTCCCGTGCGCGGGCAGGAGCGCAGAGAGGCTAGCcaatagctagctagctagctctcTATAACCAAATGCGTTTACTTTCCCTGGAAGTATGCCTTAGAAGCACATTAATGCACAAGTGACACGATAACGTTCATGGCGTGATTCGGGAGATCGCGGGGGCATTTGCGCCTGTTTTATTGAACTCGTTTTTTGTGTGGCCACAAGAGAAGATCCGAGCGCAGCTTGCGGATGAGAGGACGGATCCGAACGTTCTTAGGGGGAGAAGCTAACCCACCACAGACTGGCGTTTTACCAAGGACCATCGGCGGGCTGCAATGGATACCTCgggtatgtgtgtgcgtgtgtgtgcgtggagttTATCATCAACCGTACATGCATTgctaacaaaacaaaagtgcagctgcagcagttgCTGTCACGTTATTTACCCATGGTTAGCCTCCTCCCTGTGCCTCTTTGGCGTTAGCAAGTGGCtaggctagctagctaactTATTCTGATTACAGTGATCTTCGCTTGGAGACGAAACACGTTATGATGCGCAGACGCTGCCTTCCACTTTTCTctatttctccctctctctctccctccccccttctctctctctctctctttctctctctctctctctctctctttacgcCAGTCGTTCAGCATTTCATTTCTAGATAGACAGCCATGAAAGCCTAGAAGCGGCTTTTCAATTTGATTGCACATGAATGTAAAAGCTCATCAAGCTTTGCAGAAtctataaatatttttgagaatCCCATTCCTTAATTTTTGGAGCAAGCCGTGCATCGCACACTGGATCAATGAATGTTGGAAATACtttcatttgttattttgtCGCACTTtgatttttccttttcataCAGATACCTCTTGAAGGTCAGGAATTTTCTTCCAACTCTCCACACAGCCGTTTTCCTCTACACAACATTGCTCCCTTCATTAAACCTTCCATCAGATCTACACTTGTTGAAATGGAGTAAGTTTTCTTGTCCTCCTGTTATAAAACACGCTGAAACCTGTGATCCGTTATTTACATTTGTGCCtatcctcctctgctcctgcagtTGGGCCGCACCGGCTGCCAAACTGAATCCCTACAACCGAGCCCGCGTGACGGAGGCCTGGCAGCAGCATGCAGTCGCCCCGCCTCAAGTCGTTCACACCATCCCTTCAGGAGCCGAGAACTCTTTGGGCTGTGCTGTGTATGGCATTGTACTTCAGCCAGACGCCATGTCCTTacagcagcaacagactccGCATGGACAGCACAACCAACACGGTCAACAGCACAGCGGGGGCCAGCAGCACGGCGGCGGGCAGCacggtcagcagcagcagcagcaccctgGTCAGGCCCAGCAGGCCTCCTTACAGGTAGGGGCTGAAGGAGGACACAAATGTGGGGCTTGTGGACATGATATCTCCCACCTGGCTAACCCTCACGAGCACCAGTGCATGGCGACTCAGGACCGGTCGTTCCAGTGCACGCAGTGCTTGAAGATCTTTCACCAGGCAACGGATTTGCTGGAACATCAGTGCGTTCAGGTGGAGCAGAAGCCGTTCGTGTGCGGCGTGTGTAAGATGGGCTTCTCACTGCTCACCTCTTTAGCCCAGCACCACACGTCTCACAACAGCTCGAACCCGATGAAGTGCTCGATATGCGAGAAGACCTACCGACCCGGTTCCTCTGGCAGCGGCATGTCAAGCTCAAATAATCCGCCGCAGTCTGCCAGCGACGGGGCGTCGGCGAGCAGCAGCTCATCCATCCTCCCCTTTCCCTCGGCCCGGGACCGTCCGTACAAATGCTCCGTCTGCCAGAAGGGCTTCAAACACCTGTCGGAGCTCACCCGGCACGAGAGGGTGCACACGGGAGAGAAGCCGTTCAAGTGCGACGCGTGCGACAAGGCCTTCAGTCAGTCGTCGCACCTGCAGCACCATCAGCGGACGCACAGCAGCGAGCGGCCGTTCAAGTGCGCCGTGTGCGAAAAGAGCTTCAAGCACCGCTCCCACCTCGTGCGCC
The sequence above is drawn from the Brachionichthys hirsutus isolate HB-005 chromosome 5, CSIRO-AGI_Bhir_v1, whole genome shotgun sequence genome and encodes:
- the znf319b gene encoding zinc finger protein 319, producing MDWAAPAAKLNPYNRARVTEAWQQHAVAPPQVVHTIPSGAENSLGCAVYGIVLQPDAMSLQQQQTPHGQHNQHGQQHSGGQQHGGGQHGQQQQQHPGQAQQASLQVGAEGGHKCGACGHDISHLANPHEHQCMATQDRSFQCTQCLKIFHQATDLLEHQCVQVEQKPFVCGVCKMGFSLLTSLAQHHTSHNSSNPMKCSICEKTYRPGSSGSGMSSSNNPPQSASDGASASSSSSILPFPSARDRPYKCSVCQKGFKHLSELTRHERVHTGEKPFKCDACDKAFSQSSHLQHHQRTHSSERPFKCAVCEKSFKHRSHLVRHMYVHSGEHLFKCNLCELHFKESSELLHHPCHPQGSRPFRCAACAKGFKRPSDLRQHERTHSEERPFHCDECQMSFKQQYALARHRRTHKDPSDRPFKCNLCDKGFMQPSHLLYHQHVHGMDNLFKCASCHKEFSQSGELLRHKCGETSDNSPDKPYKCDVCGKGYKKSATLQRHQNAHCQEKPLKCSLCDRRFLSSSEFVQHRCDPSREKPLKCPDCEKRFKYSSDLNRHRRVHTGEKPYKCDHCSKGFKQREHLVKHQSTHSREGQFKCVWCGERFSDLGSLQDHTVQHTADGGGYPVAQCI
- the usb1 gene encoding U6 snRNA phosphodiesterase 1 isoform X2; this translates as MFQEEEISQTEDSALHDGRIRSFKHERGSWATYVYLQYHPKEDFRELLEELLSVAAACGVVLKQQEEFHLSLSQTVVLRHHWIQPFTQSLRAGLVHYKRFACSGDRLRVYCNAEKTRTFLGMEVCAGHVQLLDLVQAVDRTMKEFHLDTFYEDPSFHVSLAWCVGDVTGQMKECIQQLQSLVDDHEGPFLLRLECSELRCRTGNKTFCFPLQP
- the usb1 gene encoding U6 snRNA phosphodiesterase 1 isoform X1; this translates as MLVGYSSSSEEEGSEVAAATVQTHGGPGKCNEEDCGRKKPKIDQEVPKARLPLPGCLLDMFQEEEISQTEDSALHDGRIRSFKHERGSWATYVYLQYHPKEDFRELLEELLSVAAACGVVLKQQEEFHLSLSQTVVLRHHWIQPFTQSLRAGLVHYKRFACSGDRLRVYCNAEKTRTFLGMEVCAGHVQLLDLVQAVDRTMKEFHLDTFYEDPSFHVSLAWCVGDVTGQMKECIQQLQSLVDDHEGPFLLRLECSELRCRTGNKTFCFPLQP